A single Actinomycetota bacterium DNA region contains:
- a CDS encoding NapC/NirT family cytochrome c, with product MAKRKAWIVVAIVLLGYILIAAGLMILTSQSFFCQSCHVMRKPHETWKNSSHSQVNCYGCHGELGPLGFLEEKMEELRMIVLFLTKSYQRPISSTVQNDGCLRCHQRVLQKIVVKSAIRISHGDCIPEGGKCTDCHNTIAHGKAVTKENQPTMDKCTQCHGRKATKDCLKCHVKGERKRHAGPWAVTHGTTWEKTHGMGDTSTCIICHEKEDCERCHSLMPHQTNWPYIHGENSKTGDENCLDCHIRSFCVNCHQMEMPHPEGFLKKHSKEFKRLGRGKCLRCHVKKTCNYCHIKHIHPGVVMPKVTAP from the coding sequence GTGGCAAAAAGGAAGGCCTGGATTGTTGTCGCTATAGTACTCCTGGGATATATCCTAATTGCAGCGGGTCTGATGATTCTCACCTCCCAATCATTCTTTTGTCAATCTTGCCATGTGATGAGAAAACCCCATGAAACCTGGAAAAACTCCTCCCACAGTCAAGTGAATTGCTACGGTTGCCACGGCGAGCTCGGACCTTTGGGTTTCCTTGAAGAAAAAATGGAAGAATTAAGAATGATTGTGCTCTTTCTCACCAAATCGTACCAAAGACCCATATCGAGTACGGTGCAAAATGATGGTTGTTTGCGCTGCCATCAAAGGGTCCTCCAAAAGATCGTGGTAAAGAGCGCCATCCGTATAAGCCATGGCGATTGCATTCCGGAAGGAGGAAAATGCACCGATTGCCACAATACAATCGCCCATGGGAAAGCCGTGACAAAGGAAAACCAGCCCACCATGGATAAATGCACACAATGCCATGGAAGGAAAGCAACCAAGGATTGCCTCAAATGCCACGTGAAGGGAGAAAGGAAAAGACATGCGGGTCCCTGGGCCGTGACTCATGGGACCACATGGGAGAAGACTCATGGTATGGGCGATACATCAACCTGTATCATTTGCCATGAAAAAGAAGATTGCGAAAGATGCCACAGTTTAATGCCTCATCAGACCAACTGGCCCTATATCCACGGGGAAAACTCCAAAACGGGCGATGAAAATTGTCTTGATTGTCATATCCGAAGCTTCTGTGTCAATTGCCATCAGATGGAGATGCCCCATCCCGAGGGCTTCTTGAAAAAACATTCTAAGGAGTTTAAGAGGCTTGGAAGGGGAAAATGCCTTAGATGTCAC